The proteins below are encoded in one region of Enhydrobacter sp.:
- a CDS encoding SIR2 family anti-phage-associated protein, whose product MTSTFFAIRGSRPLSEEEFASHLALTIRLENVGVLIGAGASKCVGGLTMDDVWSRLEADAADAVKTLREQKFLKDGEKPNVEHLLDRLEIACLDGERVGADLAPIKRVRHALRKAVLQAAMLQAELWEHPSRALVHEKLSHHVRMVSRLVGNRQPGQSAPWVFTTNYDLAIEWSAEALGLHCVNGFSGLHDRSFRPSSFDLGLRNVQARGEARFGTYNLYLGKLHGSVSWVTSPEGVVCEMPCGPMKGKIDAFFDSDEPDDWPGLMIFPGATKFVQTTGFVYGEIIRRFTEFLSRPNTCLLVNGYGFADDHINRLIVSALQNPTLQLIIYLPEVHRLGLYPTLTSGGESAIAPNEQLRRLLLAQLPQVAVRGFGPGSFFDTLASDLPEPALLDDTSERARSIEQLLKRATSLPIRKDPDDQSGNGSG is encoded by the coding sequence ATGACTAGTACTTTTTTCGCCATCCGGGGTTCTCGCCCATTGAGCGAAGAGGAGTTTGCGTCCCACCTCGCGCTGACCATTCGCCTGGAGAATGTCGGCGTTCTCATCGGGGCAGGTGCGTCCAAGTGCGTGGGCGGTCTCACCATGGATGATGTCTGGTCGCGTTTGGAGGCGGACGCCGCCGACGCGGTGAAGACACTTCGGGAGCAGAAATTCCTGAAAGATGGCGAGAAGCCCAATGTCGAGCATCTGCTGGACCGGCTGGAAATCGCCTGTCTCGACGGCGAACGGGTGGGCGCCGATCTCGCGCCGATCAAGCGGGTGCGCCATGCTCTGCGCAAGGCTGTCCTGCAGGCCGCCATGCTACAAGCCGAGCTTTGGGAGCACCCGAGCAGGGCGCTGGTGCATGAGAAGCTCTCCCATCACGTCCGCATGGTGTCGCGGCTGGTGGGCAACCGACAGCCAGGGCAGTCGGCCCCTTGGGTCTTCACGACCAACTACGACTTGGCCATCGAGTGGTCCGCCGAGGCGCTGGGCCTGCATTGCGTCAACGGTTTCTCCGGCCTTCACGACCGTTCCTTCCGTCCCAGCAGCTTCGATCTGGGCCTGCGGAATGTGCAGGCCCGAGGCGAAGCCCGATTCGGCACCTACAACCTCTATCTCGGTAAGCTGCACGGCTCGGTGTCGTGGGTGACGTCGCCCGAGGGCGTTGTCTGCGAAATGCCGTGCGGCCCGATGAAGGGGAAAATCGACGCCTTCTTCGACTCCGACGAGCCGGATGACTGGCCGGGCCTGATGATCTTTCCCGGTGCAACGAAGTTCGTGCAGACCACTGGCTTCGTCTATGGCGAGATCATCCGCCGTTTCACCGAATTCCTCTCGCGCCCGAACACCTGCCTTTTGGTCAATGGCTACGGGTTTGCCGACGATCACATCAACCGGCTGATCGTCTCCGCCCTTCAGAATCCGACCTTGCAGCTCATTATCTACCTCCCTGAAGTTCACCGGCTTGGGCTCTATCCGACCCTCACATCCGGGGGTGAAAGCGCCATCGCGCCGAATGAGCAGTTGCGGCGCTTGCTTCTGGCTCAGTTGCCGCAGGTGGCCGTCAGGGGGTTTGGGCCGGGCAGCTTCTTCGACACGCTCGCCAGCGACCTGCCGGAGCCGGCGCTGCTGGATGATACCTCCGAGCGCGCAAGAAGCATCGAGCAGTTGCTCAAGCGCGCCACTAGCCTGCCCATCAGGAAAGATCCCGATGACCAAAGCGGCAACGGGAGCGGGTGA
- the herA gene encoding anti-phage-associated helicase HerA: MSSRRPIGYVVEIDGANLLVNLLEDSRGHVAGHRDGLSTVEQPGDLVGVEAGAETVILRIMSVAFAEPREVHAGQRANARIVQEPLRQLRGRVIGYLARSGGRLRFQPQEWRLPVLGASVYPLADAETIATIRASGDPDGQITLGADSRNRGIEVRVGINDILGRHLAVLGATGQGKTHFVAAILQQLSRWPRSRIVVFDVNGEYAPAFAPLGRRVKHTHLGESSVHGFRIPYYALGRNGLARLLIPSERAQMPALRFAIEHLRFVEANQFGARVTGQTNNTLFDDCHTGAPARALQDLNAIRAGTAAVAAAWPHMRALSCLATEWYVTKQGRQGAERDTFHYGHIQSLINRIRGFIEDAQFASVVDTGGGAAVENPLNMAAESAKLVNNIFGHAAIQANDWSIHIVDLSRLAQDLMPFVLGSLLEMFAAELFRRGPGRTHPTMLALEEAHHYLRQLPSDSDSGQHALAYERLAKEGRKFGLSLMISTQRPSEVSPTVLAQCGTWAVFRLSNDADQRAVASAAETAGVNISRQLSGLGRGEAIVFGAALPVPTRLAVVRPSPEPDSKDPPFLEAWRSELADIG; the protein is encoded by the coding sequence ATGAGCAGCCGACGTCCGATTGGTTATGTCGTTGAGATCGACGGCGCGAACCTACTGGTGAATCTCCTTGAGGACTCGCGTGGTCATGTCGCCGGCCACAGGGACGGCCTGTCCACGGTAGAGCAGCCTGGCGATCTGGTCGGCGTTGAGGCCGGCGCGGAAACTGTGATCCTGCGGATCATGTCGGTTGCGTTCGCCGAACCCCGCGAGGTTCATGCCGGTCAGCGCGCCAATGCGCGGATCGTGCAAGAGCCGCTGCGCCAGCTCCGAGGGCGCGTGATCGGCTATCTTGCCCGTAGCGGCGGCAGGCTGCGGTTCCAGCCGCAGGAATGGCGTCTGCCGGTGCTGGGGGCCAGCGTGTATCCGCTGGCCGATGCCGAAACCATCGCCACGATAAGGGCGTCGGGAGACCCGGATGGCCAGATCACGCTGGGGGCCGATTCACGCAATCGCGGAATTGAGGTCCGCGTCGGCATCAACGATATCCTCGGCCGCCATCTGGCGGTGCTCGGCGCGACCGGACAGGGAAAAACTCATTTCGTCGCGGCGATCTTGCAGCAGCTCAGCCGATGGCCCCGGTCCCGTATTGTCGTCTTCGACGTGAACGGCGAATATGCACCAGCCTTCGCCCCCTTGGGGAGGCGCGTCAAACACACTCACCTTGGCGAGAGCAGCGTGCATGGCTTTCGGATTCCCTACTATGCTCTGGGGCGCAATGGCCTGGCGCGCTTGCTCATCCCGAGCGAGCGCGCACAGATGCCCGCGCTGCGTTTTGCCATCGAACATCTGAGATTTGTTGAAGCCAACCAATTCGGTGCGCGGGTAACCGGGCAGACCAACAACACTCTCTTCGACGACTGCCACACTGGCGCACCCGCGCGGGCACTTCAGGACCTTAACGCGATCCGCGCCGGCACCGCTGCCGTTGCGGCGGCTTGGCCCCATATGCGGGCTTTATCCTGTCTTGCCACGGAATGGTATGTCACCAAGCAGGGGCGGCAGGGGGCGGAGCGGGATACTTTTCACTACGGCCATATCCAGTCCCTGATTAACCGCATCCGCGGATTCATCGAGGATGCCCAATTTGCTTCCGTCGTCGATACCGGCGGCGGCGCTGCCGTCGAAAATCCGCTCAACATGGCCGCTGAGTCGGCGAAGCTGGTGAACAACATCTTCGGCCATGCGGCCATTCAGGCGAATGACTGGTCGATCCACATTGTCGATCTTAGCCGCCTGGCGCAGGATCTCATGCCCTTTGTTCTGGGCTCGTTGCTTGAAATGTTCGCCGCCGAGCTGTTTCGGCGCGGACCTGGCCGGACGCATCCCACCATGCTGGCACTGGAGGAGGCGCACCACTACCTGCGTCAGCTTCCCAGCGACAGTGATTCTGGGCAGCACGCCCTAGCCTACGAGCGTCTCGCCAAGGAGGGGCGCAAGTTCGGCTTGTCGCTAATGATTAGCACGCAGCGCCCGTCCGAAGTCTCGCCCACTGTTCTCGCTCAGTGTGGGACGTGGGCCGTCTTCAGGCTCAGCAACGACGCCGACCAGCGGGCCGTGGCATCGGCTGCCGAGACGGCCGGGGTGAACATATCCCGTCAGCTCTCCGGCCTGGGGCGCGGCGAGGCTATCGTCTTTGGTGCCGCGCTCCCGGTACCGACGCGGCTTGCGGTGGTCCGGCCAAGCCCCGAGCCGGATTCCAAGGACCCGCCATTTCTTGAGGCGTGGCGCTCAGAGCTTGCCGACATTGGCTGA
- a CDS encoding DMT family transporter codes for MPPLTLTAAQFALAVPLLFLFVIGRQRCTRGRFLIRLERRAHQHVRDRHRGGLEYIFGFVVLLPWAGWEMARVQFHVTAEGLGAAVYLGVIVTVAGLFLWLHLLRLVPARTAASVQYLQPIVGIAASSAMFGDRLGFFFVAGVILILGGLALSMSARTRN; via the coding sequence ATGCCGCCGTTGACGCTGACGGCCGCACAGTTCGCGCTCGCCGTGCCATTGCTGTTCCTATTCGTCATAGGTAGGCAGCGCTGCACTCGCGGTCGCTTTCTAATACGTTTGGAGCGTCGAGCTCACCAACACGTACGGGACCGCCACCGTGGCGGCCTGGAGTACATTTTTGGATTTGTGGTGCTGCTGCCGTGGGCAGGCTGGGAGATGGCGCGGGTTCAGTTCCACGTCACCGCCGAAGGTCTCGGAGCGGCGGTCTATCTCGGCGTCATCGTCACGGTAGCGGGTCTCTTCCTGTGGCTCCACCTGCTACGCCTCGTCCCGGCTCGGACCGCCGCCAGCGTGCAGTACCTTCAGCCGATCGTGGGCATCGCCGCTTCATCCGCCATGTTCGGGGACAGGCTGGGATTTTTCTTCGTTGCCGGAGTGATCTTGATACTGGGCGGTCTTGCTCTGTCCATGTCCGCACGCACTCGGAATTGA
- a CDS encoding universal stress protein: MNPSSLMVHLTAGQSNDALLRLAIDLANRVKAIRVIGISACQPLPIYGSPDAYVPQDLITRDLELIEKELKAAEKSFRSAFEGKVMDCQWRSTVVSYGTIADYVAEQMRAADLLVAAVEEQASLLEKHRINLADLAIRAGKPVLVAGRGVDKLDVKSVVVGWKDTREARRAAEDALPVLTLAERVTVVQVAAEDDLDDARTSTADVAAWLSGHGISATARAVVGAADDSTELEAIARELDAGLLVGGAYGHSRLREWVLGGVTRDLLLSPARCSFVSH; this comes from the coding sequence ATGAACCCTTCCAGCTTGATGGTCCACCTGACGGCGGGCCAGTCCAATGATGCGTTGCTGCGGCTTGCCATCGACTTGGCGAACCGGGTCAAGGCCATCCGGGTGATCGGGATCAGTGCCTGCCAGCCGCTGCCGATCTACGGCAGCCCCGACGCATACGTGCCCCAGGACCTGATCACCCGGGATCTCGAGCTCATCGAGAAGGAGCTGAAGGCGGCCGAGAAAAGTTTCCGGTCGGCCTTCGAGGGCAAGGTGATGGACTGCCAATGGCGCTCGACAGTCGTCTCCTACGGCACCATCGCCGACTACGTCGCCGAGCAGATGCGCGCCGCCGACTTGTTGGTCGCGGCGGTCGAGGAACAGGCTTCCCTGCTCGAAAAGCATCGCATCAATCTGGCCGACTTGGCCATAAGGGCGGGCAAGCCGGTCCTCGTTGCCGGGCGCGGCGTCGACAAGCTCGACGTGAAAAGCGTGGTCGTCGGTTGGAAGGACACACGCGAAGCTCGTCGGGCGGCCGAGGACGCCCTGCCGGTTCTGACGCTGGCGGAACGCGTGACGGTCGTCCAGGTCGCGGCAGAGGACGATCTCGACGACGCCCGGACGAGCACGGCGGATGTCGCGGCCTGGTTGTCCGGTCACGGCATCTCTGCCACGGCGCGCGCCGTTGTCGGAGCTGCAGACGACTCGACCGAGCTCGAGGCCATCGCCAGGGAGCTCGACGCCGGACTGCTCGTAGGGGGTGCGTACGGCCATTCCCGCTTGCGCGAGTGGGTATTGGGCGGCGTCACGCGGGATTTGCTCCTCAGCCCGGCGCGATGCTCGTTCGTGTCCCACTGA
- a CDS encoding LLM class F420-dependent oxidoreductase, whose amino-acid sequence MRYGFYLPTRGPMATREGVLSLAREGERLGLHSAMIADHIVFPVTSDSDYPYTLDRKHPSGGDALETFSILGVVAGATERLRLVTSVLVLPYRNPVLTAKMVASLDVLSGGRVTLGVGVGWLKEEFVALGSPGFERRGAVADEWIAIFKRLWTQSPASFEGKFYSFADIRAEPFPLQKPHPPVWIGGHSRAALRRTARHGDGWHPVGAVAASPLPPGEMRAHLETLKRMTEEEGRDFSALTVSYKAPLYDSAIPDRDGSRRSFSGSPEEIAADIRSFAAIGVHELVFDFRGRSIAESIEGLQRFAAEVMPLVRD is encoded by the coding sequence ATGCGCTACGGCTTCTATCTTCCCACCCGCGGCCCGATGGCCACGCGCGAAGGCGTCCTCTCCCTGGCGCGCGAAGGCGAGCGCCTGGGGCTGCATTCGGCGATGATCGCCGACCACATCGTCTTCCCGGTGACCAGCGACTCCGACTATCCCTACACGCTCGACCGCAAGCATCCGAGCGGCGGCGATGCGCTCGAGACGTTCTCGATCCTGGGCGTGGTGGCGGGCGCCACGGAGCGGCTGCGGCTCGTCACGTCGGTGCTGGTGCTGCCGTACCGCAACCCCGTGCTGACGGCGAAGATGGTCGCCTCCCTCGACGTCCTGTCCGGCGGCCGGGTCACGCTGGGCGTGGGCGTCGGCTGGTTGAAAGAGGAATTCGTCGCACTCGGCAGTCCGGGCTTCGAGCGGCGCGGCGCCGTGGCCGACGAATGGATCGCGATCTTCAAGCGGCTCTGGACGCAGTCGCCCGCGAGCTTCGAGGGCAAGTTCTACAGCTTCGCCGACATCCGCGCCGAACCGTTCCCGCTGCAGAAGCCGCATCCGCCGGTCTGGATCGGCGGCCATTCGCGCGCCGCCCTGCGTCGCACGGCACGGCATGGCGACGGCTGGCATCCGGTCGGTGCCGTCGCTGCCTCGCCGCTGCCGCCCGGGGAGATGCGGGCGCATCTCGAGACGCTGAAGCGGATGACGGAGGAGGAGGGACGGGACTTCTCGGCGCTCACCGTCTCCTACAAGGCGCCGCTCTACGACTCGGCCATTCCCGACCGTGACGGCAGCCGGCGGAGCTTCTCGGGCAGCCCCGAGGAGATTGCCGCGGACATCCGTTCGTTCGCCGCGATCGGCGTGCACGAGCTCGTCTTCGATTTCCGCGGCCGCTCCATCGCCGAAAGCATCGAAGGCCTGCAGCGCTTCGCGGCGGAGGTGATGCCGCTGGTGCGCGATTGA
- a CDS encoding polysaccharide deacetylase family protein: MPWKDRYTISDERTLADSEVRWPDGKRCCFRVVVDLSPACGPEGIKGHDLATPEAFYGMHGGLSALMAVLRNHRLTVTFAVPAVVAEIHAGIVRALADEGHEIAAHGFKHEDVSLLARDEEQARLRRTTEILARIAGRRPDGWFSLPRPGDKFAGGAVSAHTIDLLIEEGYAYFGNGLADDLPHWWVSDFASRRAILTLPYYYHFDDQFFLLFPRKGTGLENPAVLFRNWKAELDAQYKRGRQFAMVLHPHAIAWPNRLHMLEQFLGHARGLPELWNATSAACARHWTIAFPATTHLKLEPSIWRDYPGSLS; the protein is encoded by the coding sequence ATGCCGTGGAAGGACCGGTACACGATCAGCGACGAGAGAACGCTCGCCGACTCCGAGGTGCGATGGCCCGACGGCAAACGCTGCTGCTTCCGTGTCGTCGTCGACCTCAGCCCGGCCTGCGGGCCCGAAGGCATCAAGGGCCACGATCTCGCGACTCCCGAGGCCTTCTACGGCATGCACGGCGGGCTGTCGGCGCTCATGGCCGTGCTCCGCAACCACCGGCTCACGGTGACTTTCGCGGTGCCGGCGGTCGTGGCGGAGATCCATGCGGGCATAGTCCGCGCGCTTGCCGACGAGGGCCACGAGATCGCGGCGCACGGCTTCAAGCACGAGGATGTGAGCCTGCTGGCGAGGGACGAGGAGCAGGCGCGGCTTCGGCGCACCACCGAGATCCTGGCCAGGATCGCCGGCCGGCGGCCCGACGGCTGGTTCTCCCTGCCGCGCCCGGGCGACAAGTTCGCCGGCGGCGCCGTGAGCGCCCATACGATCGATCTGCTGATCGAGGAGGGCTACGCCTATTTCGGCAACGGCCTGGCCGACGACCTGCCGCACTGGTGGGTGTCCGACTTCGCCAGCCGCCGGGCGATCCTGACCTTGCCCTACTACTATCATTTCGACGACCAGTTCTTCCTGTTGTTCCCGCGGAAGGGCACCGGCCTCGAGAATCCCGCCGTCCTCTTCCGCAACTGGAAGGCCGAGCTCGACGCGCAGTACAAGCGCGGCCGGCAGTTCGCCATGGTCTTGCATCCGCACGCCATCGCCTGGCCGAACCGGCTTCACATGCTCGAGCAGTTCCTCGGCCACGCCCGCGGCCTGCCGGAGCTGTGGAACGCGACGAGCGCGGCATGCGCGCGCCACTGGACGATCGCCTTCCCGGCGACAACCCATCTCAAGCTCGAGCCCAGCATCTGGCGCGACTATCCGGGCAGCTTGAGCTGA
- a CDS encoding polysaccharide deacetylase family protein: MDTTTGIENGLDREIASLKATATDYNARHRVIENCRWPEGVRVAVNFTADFDAMLLRRVLNEPPMQLAKGEFGGRVGIWRLIELFDSHGVKATIFTPGRICELYPQAVKAASQSGHEIADHMWEHQVPKDPGLERDHLRKTVAALEKLTGRRPVGTRSSHTRGLLLEEGYIYTSEDSLDHRPNYTSDPDGARPLLNLPFHYAIDDAMFFSFAWLNSENSAQRMMDPDYVEEIWWQAFLQQYRQGGYLNICMHPFVSGRALRIAMLDRLISRMKALPGVWLPTCEQVARHILATHPAG; the protein is encoded by the coding sequence ATGGATACGACGACCGGAATCGAGAACGGCCTGGACCGGGAGATCGCCAGCCTCAAGGCCACGGCCACCGACTACAATGCGCGCCACCGCGTGATCGAGAATTGCCGCTGGCCGGAAGGCGTGCGCGTTGCCGTGAACTTCACGGCGGATTTCGACGCCATGCTGCTGCGCCGGGTCCTGAACGAGCCGCCGATGCAGCTCGCCAAGGGCGAGTTCGGCGGCCGGGTCGGCATCTGGCGCCTGATCGAGCTGTTTGACAGCCACGGCGTGAAGGCCACGATCTTCACGCCCGGCCGCATCTGCGAGCTCTACCCGCAGGCGGTGAAGGCGGCATCGCAGAGCGGCCACGAGATCGCCGACCATATGTGGGAGCACCAGGTGCCGAAGGATCCCGGGCTGGAGCGGGATCATCTGCGCAAGACCGTCGCCGCGCTCGAGAAGCTGACCGGGCGCCGGCCGGTCGGCACGCGCAGCTCGCACACGCGCGGTCTGCTGCTCGAGGAAGGCTATATCTACACGTCCGAGGATTCGCTCGACCATCGGCCCAACTACACGAGCGATCCCGACGGCGCGCGGCCGTTGCTCAATCTGCCGTTCCACTACGCCATCGACGACGCGATGTTCTTCAGCTTCGCCTGGCTCAACAGCGAGAACAGCGCCCAGCGCATGATGGATCCCGACTATGTCGAGGAGATCTGGTGGCAGGCCTTCCTGCAGCAGTACCGGCAGGGCGGCTACCTCAACATCTGCATGCATCCCTTCGTGTCGGGCCGCGCCTTGCGCATCGCCATGCTCGACCGGCTGATCTCGCGCATGAAGGCGCTGCCCGGCGTGTGGTTGCCCACCTGCGAGCAGGTGGCGCGCCACATCCTCGCGACCCATCCGGCCGGCTGA
- a CDS encoding SDR family NAD(P)-dependent oxidoreductase has product MAGRPGRVAGKVALVTGAAAGIGRAIARRLAEEGASLVIVDIDEQGLVETGRLIGAADGNAPSQAITADVTDESAVKALFAAALGQHGRIDILVNDVGGGTSGRIWEATAEDWDHVIRLNLRSAFLCTREAAAHMRAHRSGRIINLSSGAREGTPWAAYYSGNSAYSAAKAGIHGFTRGVALELAEYGVTVNAVAPGPIETERTGPGFRKIEHLEYGPIRATPLRRIGVPDDVANAVLYLASDEANYITGTTLPVAGGR; this is encoded by the coding sequence GTGGCAGGACGTCCCGGACGAGTCGCGGGCAAGGTCGCTCTGGTGACGGGCGCCGCCGCGGGCATCGGCCGGGCCATCGCGCGGCGCCTGGCCGAGGAAGGCGCGTCGCTGGTCATCGTCGACATCGATGAGCAGGGGCTTGTCGAAACCGGCCGCCTGATCGGCGCAGCCGACGGCAATGCGCCCTCCCAGGCGATCACCGCCGACGTCACGGACGAAAGCGCCGTGAAGGCTCTGTTCGCCGCGGCACTTGGCCAACATGGCCGGATCGACATCCTGGTGAACGACGTCGGCGGCGGAACGTCGGGCCGGATCTGGGAGGCGACAGCGGAAGACTGGGATCATGTCATCCGCCTCAATCTGCGCTCGGCATTCCTGTGCACGCGCGAGGCGGCGGCCCATATGCGCGCGCACCGTTCGGGGCGGATCATCAATCTCTCGTCCGGCGCGCGCGAGGGCACACCCTGGGCCGCCTACTACAGCGGAAACTCGGCCTATTCGGCGGCCAAGGCGGGCATCCATGGCTTCACGCGCGGCGTGGCCCTGGAACTTGCCGAATACGGCGTGACCGTGAATGCGGTCGCGCCCGGGCCGATCGAGACCGAGCGGACAGGCCCCGGCTTCCGCAAGATCGAGCATCTGGAATACGGTCCCATACGCGCCACACCGCTTCGCCGGATCGGAGTGCCGGACGACGTCGCCAACGCCGTGCTCTATCTTGCTTCCGACGAAGCGAACTACATTACGGGCACGACCCTGCCCGTCGCGGGAGGACGCTAG
- a CDS encoding glycosyltransferase gives MAYLWLTLCDPDPQTNGQFIYSGGLIRAVAKAGVELSVLGLSRQPGCAHRRREPNIDWHFAEDRRLNRWRRTASRFPAFAQRTRVPDMRAALATRLATGRWDAVVLDSINVGWALPHVLRHRRRHPQTRIAYLAQNDETAAARTLAEAQKGWRRAVRTADAAKTRWLERLLLRTADLVTADSPDDCRTLAALSPGRPVVFVPPGYDGTRVPSRTIDATLPRRAIVVGSFDWPAKRLSLDAFLSTAAPVFAANGIDLQIVGRTEASHVAALRKRFPSVEVVGTVPDVRPYMANARIALVPDVLGGFKLKSLDYIFNRLPIFAMDGAVPGTPLAEGRGLRLFASHAALARGVVDMIDDTASLNEQQETAYALSVGHFDWHAIGQSLVRHIQMAPVERARGPARDGRCSPVMSALGALHIVAERCSSVFEYG, from the coding sequence TTGGCTTACCTGTGGCTCACGCTTTGCGATCCAGACCCGCAGACCAACGGCCAGTTCATCTATTCCGGAGGGCTGATCCGCGCGGTCGCGAAGGCCGGCGTCGAGCTGAGCGTGCTCGGCCTCAGTCGGCAGCCGGGCTGTGCCCATCGCCGGCGCGAGCCCAATATCGACTGGCATTTCGCCGAAGATCGCCGGCTCAACCGGTGGAGGCGCACGGCCTCTCGCTTCCCGGCGTTCGCGCAGCGGACGCGTGTGCCGGACATGCGGGCCGCGCTTGCCACACGTCTTGCGACCGGACGCTGGGACGCCGTCGTGCTCGACAGCATCAACGTCGGATGGGCACTGCCGCATGTCCTGCGCCATCGTCGCCGCCATCCGCAGACCAGGATCGCCTATCTCGCCCAGAACGACGAGACCGCCGCCGCGCGCACGCTCGCCGAGGCGCAGAAGGGCTGGCGGCGCGCGGTCCGCACCGCCGATGCGGCGAAGACCCGCTGGCTGGAACGCCTGCTGCTGCGAACGGCCGACCTGGTGACGGCCGATTCGCCGGACGATTGCCGGACCCTCGCTGCGCTGTCGCCGGGCAGGCCCGTCGTCTTCGTGCCGCCCGGCTATGACGGGACGCGCGTTCCCAGCCGGACGATCGACGCCACGCTGCCCCGGCGCGCCATCGTCGTCGGCAGTTTCGACTGGCCCGCCAAGCGGCTGAGCCTCGATGCCTTCCTCTCGACCGCGGCGCCCGTGTTCGCGGCCAACGGCATCGATCTGCAGATCGTCGGCCGCACCGAAGCCTCGCATGTCGCCGCCTTGCGCAAGCGGTTCCCGTCGGTCGAGGTCGTCGGCACGGTGCCCGACGTGCGCCCCTACATGGCCAACGCCCGCATCGCGCTGGTGCCGGACGTGCTGGGCGGGTTCAAGCTGAAGTCGCTCGACTATATCTTCAACCGGCTGCCGATCTTCGCCATGGATGGCGCCGTTCCGGGAACGCCGCTGGCCGAGGGCCGCGGCCTGCGCCTGTTCGCGAGCCATGCGGCCCTGGCTCGGGGCGTCGTCGACATGATCGACGACACGGCAAGCCTGAACGAGCAGCAGGAGACCGCTTACGCCTTGTCGGTCGGTCATTTCGATTGGCATGCGATCGGCCAGAGCCTGGTGCGGCATATCCAGATGGCCCCGGTGGAACGGGCGAGAGGGCCGGCGAGGGACGGACGCTGCTCTCCGGTCATGTCGGCGCTCGGCGCCCTGCACATCGTCGCGGAACGCTGCTCGTCGGTGTTCGAATACGGCTGA
- a CDS encoding SET domain-containing protein, with the protein MHKRKWSKALVHLRPSRIDGIGCFADIAIRKGEFVRVWDTEDSKWVTLREAHASRYKDLYKRYGIRSAGGYWVPVDFLRMSAGWYMNHSTSPNLQSDDGEVTYFALRDIPAGEELTIDYRRMDEQFDNLSRDVVIGERPLRKAS; encoded by the coding sequence ATGCATAAGCGGAAGTGGAGTAAGGCCCTCGTCCATCTGCGCCCTTCCAGGATCGACGGCATAGGATGCTTTGCCGACATCGCCATCAGGAAGGGCGAGTTCGTGCGGGTGTGGGATACCGAGGACAGCAAGTGGGTGACGCTCCGGGAGGCCCACGCCTCGCGCTACAAGGATCTCTACAAGCGCTACGGCATCAGGAGCGCCGGCGGCTACTGGGTGCCGGTCGATTTTCTGCGGATGTCGGCGGGCTGGTACATGAACCATTCGACCTCACCCAATCTGCAATCCGACGACGGCGAGGTGACATACTTCGCGCTGCGGGACATTCCCGCCGGCGAGGAGCTCACGATCGACTATCGGCGGATGGACGAGCAGTTCGACAACCTGAGCCGCGACGTCGTGATCGGCGAGCGGCCGCTCAGGAAGGCATCGTAG
- a CDS encoding DUF488 domain-containing protein yields MTPATPPHETSWPPGALFTVGHSTLPIERFTALLRTYGIERLVDIRTVPRSRRNPQFNSDTLGPSLHRDGIDYRALPALGGLRRPRKDSPNTGWRNESFRGYADYMQTPAFTAGLEALLQLAADKRVAIMCAEAVPWRCHRSLVADALGVRGVPVIEILSETSWRPHALTSFAHVEGRTITYPPEQRPLL; encoded by the coding sequence ATGACTCCCGCAACCCCTCCGCACGAGACATCCTGGCCGCCGGGCGCCCTTTTCACCGTCGGGCACTCGACGCTGCCGATCGAGCGCTTCACGGCCCTCCTGCGGACCTACGGCATCGAACGGCTGGTCGACATCCGCACGGTGCCGCGTTCGCGCCGCAACCCGCAATTCAACAGCGACACGCTCGGTCCGTCGCTGCACCGGGACGGCATCGACTACCGGGCTCTGCCGGCGCTCGGCGGCCTGCGCCGGCCGCGCAAGGATTCGCCCAACACCGGGTGGCGCAACGAAAGCTTCCGCGGCTATGCGGACTATATGCAGACTCCGGCCTTCACGGCGGGCCTCGAGGCGCTGCTGCAGCTCGCGGCCGACAAGCGCGTCGCCATCATGTGCGCCGAGGCCGTTCCCTGGCGCTGCCACCGCTCGCTGGTCGCGGATGCGCTCGGCGTGCGCGGCGTCCCGGTGATCGAGATCCTGTCCGAGACGAGCTGGCGTCCGCATGCCCTCACGAGCTTCGCGCACGTCGAGGGCCGGACGATCACCTACCCGCCCGAGCAGCGCCCGCTGCTGTAA